Part of the Eleginops maclovinus isolate JMC-PN-2008 ecotype Puerto Natales chromosome 3, JC_Emac_rtc_rv5, whole genome shotgun sequence genome is shown below.
TTGTCATGAGACTCAGGTGATATGAATGGGTGTTTAATGCGAACGCGCCATAAATTCATCTTTCATTAGAGCAATGAAGCGAAATAATTGCCTGAATTCCAAGGCTGACACATCCATGATTAAAACTGTGAAGGAAATCATTTGTTTTCCCTGCAGGTGAGCTGTGTGAGGCGGGAAAAGACATCAACCTAAATCATAGTCGGAGGGTTTTAAGATTTAGAGGGGCTGTCTGGAAACCAAAAGGTCACCATTTAAATCTCCATGTATCCATCAACAGTCATGAGACCTGGTTTTGGCACTGCAGTGTCAGTTGAAGTGTCAATTTAACTCAGTTGTTGCATTAAAAGCcctgaaaacatttctgctgAACTGGCCTCTTTCTAAGAcctgaacacaaaaaaagtttgCCAAAGATTTAATAGTTTTGGTAAGTTTACATGAGATTTCTGCATTTGTGCTTGTAGTGTGCTTCTGTGTGCTCAGGCTTTATTGATATTGAAACTGTTAATTCTTACCTATCAGAACTATAGCTTTCATTGTACTTATTTAGTCCTGAAAAAATTGAATGATTGAAATGATGTTTTAATGACATTAGAACAATGGTGGTAATCACTACTCTGAACACAATATATTGTGTAAACCACTTAAACAATTTCACACTTGGATAATGTGTCTGTTTATCTTTTGGACTTGGTTTTTAATCTGTACTCAAAGAGAAGTATGCCTTGTTCCGCCAATCTTAAGCCGATCATTATTTCCGTGTTAACAATGGAATAAATAACTATGTGTGATGTGAGAGGTGCTGCTTGGGGCTAGAAATCCACAGAAAATGACCACAAATGCTTAATTTCCCCTAAGCCCTAAAGACCGGTTTGGTTTAATGATCCTTAACTTTATTGTTTGGGTTTATTCTCACTACACTCATCAGCTTTGCCTGTTCCTGTTTTTAACAAGAAAGCTCTAAATAGTGGAGTATTTGCTGCATCAAAGCCAgacatggaaaaaataaataaatgattaaactaTTAGACATACGGAGCAGGTCTTTGAATGAATGCGACTGTTGGTCTGTGTCTGCTGGACTTGAAGGCAACAGTTTGTCAACCAATTAATACTTCCAAAAAGTGGTAATATGTCAGTGTTCCCTTTACAGCCATTTAGGGAAACAGGGGAAAACAATGAATGCAGATGTATCATTTAGTTTACTTCTTTTTACTTTAGGAAACACAACCTTCTTGTTaaatacagccgcggaaaaaattaacagaccactccaatttattcttaaatctttacctctacatgtatggcagccattccagtgtctgttgaattccaacacagagagaaattgccagtagtttatagaatacaataaataaaaaactcaaaagacgtacttatataaataaaacaagagaaagtgataatgctgaagtggtctcttaattgtttccgcggctgtatactACAGTCAATGTATATAACATGTTACTTactttaaatgtcaatattctTTTCCAGAAATCATCAACTTAAATTCAAATTTATAAGATAGATGAGGTGATGTTAACACTGAGGAGGTAATCTGCACACTAGTTAGTGTATCAGTGGCTCTGTCCTTATCTGATCAATGCAACAGGATAGTTTAAAGCTTCATAATCTGCATCAGTGCCTTTATTTACAATTGCGTGTTATATCAGATATCCTTGGAAATGGTGTTCTCAATCCCAATTTAAACACATGTAATTGAAGGTACTTTAAATACTAGTCTAAATAACAGAGGCAGGGTCATGGAAGAAAACAATACCAACTTGAAATGTTAAGTTATGATGAATGAAAGCTTTGCAAGTCACTCAGGAAAAACAACTTcctgaaaaaacacatgtttgacatttgaaaaacaatatcaaactGAACGTTGTTTTGCTGAACAAAGAGGGAACATTTTAGGTATTCAGCAAAGCTGGATTTCCCAAACCTGTTGTTCTGGTTTCCATATTCATTTAACTCAATGTGATTTGTAAAAAACTATGAGCATTTTCTTCCATAAACAGCAGATCATTCAGGTGGTCAGGGTGATTCTGAACAGAGCTCAACCTGGAGGGAAAGTTAACAAATgttacagctgtgtgttttctcaatTGCTCACATTCATTGCCTCCTGCTCTCCAACAAATGTTCATAAATGTATCTCCAAAGTCCAGAATTGATGTAATGGAGGGTTAACCAgcttaaatcatttttatttgtggaaTAGTTTACTCAGAGTATTTAACTTAGTGTGGATTTTTCCAGGTTTAATTTATGGAGTTGGAGTCTTCTCCCACGTTTGTGGTACTGAGTTTATGCACCATATTAGCTAGGCATAAATCTTTATGACCTACTTTCCGTGAGTGTATGCCAGGGTGTGTAGCCAGTATTGTACTGTTTTTTAAGGATGAAAGGACAGTTTTCTTTATGAGAGACTGAAGATGTTTATCAAAGCCCAGAGCCACATTAATTCCCTCTGAGGTCAGAAAAGTTAGCAGGTGAATCTCATCACCAGTTTTACACAGCACACATACATTTAACTACCATCTTGAAAAAAGTCCCCCGTTAAAAatcatacttaagtaaaagtattatcagcaaaatgtaagACATTTACATGGATCGGCAGAAAACAAAGATTGCTGTATTGTGATATAAAATCATTTgtcaagaaaaatgtgtaaactaCGACAAATTTCTCGTAAGTGTTAACCTACTTTCCTCTGATGCATTAAAGTAAAAGGCGGAGctagttttcacatttttaaatagttaGTAGAGTGCAGTACTTCCAAAAATTGATTAACTGTTGAGGATTTATGAAAGTTCTGCtacacaaaagaaagaaactccGCACTAGCAATTTAGCAATTtccatgaataaataaaacggAGCTTTTTTTCAtggttaaaatgtttaataaccAACATAGTTgcaaaaaaaactgttaaaagacaagtaaacaaaatgtacaatgaCGCAGAGCCCAACAAAGAAGCATTCAACACGAACATGATGCtttgtcctttaaaaaaaaacacaggcaaaCTTCAGGGCTTGTAATGAACCTTTTAAAAGAAGCGTTTCTTTCCAGTGCTCAGCTGACAGAACAGGACTGATGAGAAAATCATGCCCAGAATCATCAAGATTCCAAATCCAAATGCAATGCCCATGAGGGTTTCTGATACTCTGTCCAACCACGTCATTATGTACGTCATACAAGGCGTCGCATAGACCTCACGTTCTTCCAAAGCAGTGCAGTTTCTGGAGGTGTCTGTGCAGGTACAAGAGTCCGGCACCATTCTGGCGTTTCCCCAATCAAGATGTCCAACGAAGAATCCACAGCAGAACCCGGTCGTCTCCACTGTCTGAAATGAAACTTGAATATCTTCCGGCTGTTCGCTGAGCGGAAGCAGATCTTTCATGTGTTTCTTCAACATCTCCTGGGCCGACGCGGTTCTCGATACGGCTCCCAACACTCCCACAGACAACAGCATGAGGAACATTACCAGCAGGCCCTTGAAGAAAATGGCTAGCAGGCAGCGGCTCTCACGGATAGCTCCACAGCAGCCAAGGAAGCCAAATGTCATAGTCATGGCGCCAACAAAAATCAAGATGTTTATGGCCGGGAGAAGCTCATCTGTGATCTGGAAGTGTGCTTTGTTGATCCTGACAAATGTGGAGGAACTAAGAATACCAGTTCctccaaggaaaaacaaaaagttgaAGGTGAAGAGAAGGTATTTGACGAGCTTGCTGACTGCCATTGGACCAGGAGGTTCAACTCAACCATGAAGCCAACGGGAAACTTCCTGCAGCTGGGTGCTGCTGATTAAATAGGGGTGGGAACCTTTGACTCTAACATGGGGGCGTGTTTAGTCTGTGGGGGTTCACCTTGTTGAAAGCAGAGAACAAAGAAAACTGACACGGTGGAGTGAAGAAAACTTGTCCTCCCAATTATTCAAGCTACCCAATCACAGATCACACATCCCCAGAGGGAAACTGTTGTTACTCAATGGCATGGAAGTAtagaaaatgattaaaatgtcacaaataatGATAAGAATATATCTTATTtccctttaaatatttattaccTTTCATGTGGCTCTTactaaaaaatatttgttatgagagtaaacaaacaaaactctACACAAATCATTTTCATATGTTAAGTATTTTATACGAGCAAAGCACGAGAACAAATGGTTTATTGTTTACAATAGTATTGTATGCAGTTATCCGGTTTCATTCAGCATGTTTGAGTTCAAAGATCCCAGAGAGCTCTTACTTCTCACACAGCGCttattttctttgtggtttTCTGCTTTAGGAAATGTCTCCAAATAAACTATGCTCATCACTGTTGGATTggtgatacatttttttacaaccaTTTTTGTGTGCCCTGTTGCTATACTCCTCATCTTAGCACCAAGTGCTTGTTCAAACTACCGCCTGTCTGACGCTTGAAAAGCCACaagaacacatcacacacaaccAATGAGCCAACATTCACACCCAAATTACACCACGGTTGGAGCCAGGGTTTGAACTTCTCCCTAAAGCTCTTAAAACAACTCTTCAAGTCACTTTTTGTGTGCACTACTGTTACACCATGAACACATTGTGCCATTACTTATAAATTATATtgtgtaaccccccccccctataaTGTCTGGACTTGTAACAGGGCTTCAAAATGAGTGTTATGAAAAACTATAAACTCAAATTACATCCTGTAAAAGCAACTTGTGTTGAGTCTGTTATACCTTTTCCAACCAAAATAAGCGCAAATGCAAAAATAGGCAATAGATTCCTGTTCTATTGCATGTTTCTAGTATTACTTTCAGTATTACACAGAGGAAAGCAGTGTACATttctcaaatatttttaatacagTGTCTTTCAACTCCATAT
Proteins encoded:
- the LOC134861028 gene encoding tetraspanin-8-like, which codes for MAVSKLVKYLLFTFNFLFFLGGTGILSSSTFVRINKAHFQITDELLPAINILIFVGAMTMTFGFLGCCGAIRESRCLLAIFFKGLLVMFLMLLSVGVLGAVSRTASAQEMLKKHMKDLLPLSEQPEDIQVSFQTVETTGFCCGFFVGHLDWGNARMVPDSCTCTDTSRNCTALEEREVYATPCMTYIMTWLDRVSETLMGIAFGFGILMILGMIFSSVLFCQLSTGKKRFF